CCATCGCCGCGCTGCCGGTGCTGCTGATCGGCATCTGGCAGGGCATCTTCGTGGTGCCGGCCGAGCAGACCCAGGGCGACGCCTTCCGCATCATCTACATCCACGTGCCCAGCGCGTGGATGAGCCTGTTCGTGTTCGCGTTGATGGCGCTGTATTCGGCCATCGCGCTGGTCTGGCGGATCAAGATCTGCGAGATCCTGGCCATGGCCTGCGCGCCGATGGGCGCCGGCTTCACCCTCATCACCCTGCTCACCGGCAGCATCTGGGGCAAAGGCACCTGGGGCACGTGGTGGGATTGGGACCCGCGCATGACCAGCGAACTGATCCTGCTGTTCCTGTACCTGGGCGTGATCGGCCTGTACCACGCCATTGAAGACCGCCGCAGCGCCGCACGCGCGGCCGGCCTGCTGGCCATCGTCGGCGTGGGCCTGCTGCCGATCATCCGTTACTCGGTCGACTGGTGGGGTGGCCTGCACCAGCGCCAGTCGGTGAACGTGTTCGGCGAGAACGCCGTGCGTCCGGAGCTTATCGCGCCGCTGTGGTGGATGGTGGTGGCGACCAAGTTGTGGTTCGTGGGCTCGCTGCTGGCCAAGGCGCGTGCCGACAACCTCAGCCGCGAAGCCGGCAAGGCCTGGGTGGCGCAACGCCTGGGCACCGAGGCTGCCGGGGAGCTGCAACGATGACGCATGTCGGGTTCATTGCCGCCGCGTACGCGGTGTTCGTGCTGGTGCTGGCGGCCGACGCGCTGGGTTCCTGGCTGCGCCTGCGCAGCGCGCGTCGCCAGGCCCTTCAGCGCCAGCTGCGCCAGGCCGCGCGCGACCAGCGCACGCCGGGCACGCCGCTGGCCACGGAGCTGAGCCGATGACGCCGGTACAGCGCCGTCGCCTGGTCTGGGTGCTGCTGCTCCTGCTTGCATCCGGTCTTGCCACCACGCTGGTGGCGTTCGCGCTCCAGCGCAACATCGCCTACCTGTACACGCCTTCGGAAGTGCTGCGCGGCGAACAGGGCACCCAATCCAATCTCCGCCTCGGCGGCATGGTGGTCAAAGGCTCGTTCCAGCGCGCCGAAGGCTCGCTGGAGGCCCACTTCGTGGTGACCGATGGTGATGCCACGCTGCCGGTGACCACCTCGCGGATCCTGCCGGACATGTTCCGCGAAGATTCGGCCGTGGTCGCGCTGGGCACTCTGAAGAACGGCGTGTTCGTGGCCGATGAAGTGCTGGCCAAGCACGACGAGAACTACATTCCGAAGGAAGTGGCCGACAAGATGGGCGCGGCCCACACCAAGCACGACGTGCCGGTGCCCGCCGTGGAGACACGCTGAGTGCTGCCTGAGCTGGGGCAGGTGCTGCTGGTCTGTGCGCTGCTGGCCGCCCTGCTGCAGGCGGTGCTGCCGCTGTGGGGCGCGCAGCGTGGGCGCGGTGCGTGGATGGCCGTGGCCGTGCCGGCCGCCTTCGCACAGCTGGCGCTGGTGGCCGGCGCGTTCGCGCTGCTGACCGTCGCCTTCGTGCAGCAGGATTTCTCGGTGCGCTACGTGGCCGAAAACTCCAATACCCTGCTGCCGCTGGCGTATCGCTATTCGGCCGTATGGGGCGCGCACGAAGGCTCACTGTTGATGTGGGTGCTGGTGCTGGCGCTGTGGGGCGGCGCGGTAGCGCTGTGGTCCAAGCGCCTGCCAGACACCGTGCGCGCCCGCGTGCTGGGCGTGATGGGCATCATCAGCCTGGGCTTCATCGCCTTCCTGTTCTTCACCTCCAATCCGTTCGCGCGGCTGCTGCCGGCACCGCTGGAAGGCCGCGACCTCAACCCGCTGCTGCAGGACCCGGGGCTGATCATCCACCCGCCGATGCTGTACATCGGCTATGTGGGCTTTGCGGTGCCGTTCGCGTTTGCCATTGCCGCGCTGCTGGATGGCCACGTGGATGCACGCTGGCTGCGTTGGACCCGGCCGTGGACCAACGTGGCCTGGGGCTTTCTTACCCTGGGCATCGCGCTCGGCAGCTGGTGGGCGTACTACGAACTGGGCTGGGGCGGCTGGTGGTTCTGGGACCCGGTGGAAAATGCCAGCTTCATGCCGTGGCTGGCCGGTGCCGCGCTGATCCATTCGCAGGCCGTGACTGAAAAACGCGGCAGCTTCGCCAGCTGGACACTGCTGCTGGCCATCGCCGCGTTCGCGCTGTCGCTGCTGGGCGCGTTCCTGGTGCGCTCGGGCGTGCTCACCAGCGTGCACT
This is a stretch of genomic DNA from Stenotrophomonas rhizophila. It encodes these proteins:
- the ccmC gene encoding heme ABC transporter permease CcmC, producing the protein MNSLVRWFHQLGSPPTFDRFASRWSRVFTIAALPVLLIGIWQGIFVVPAEQTQGDAFRIIYIHVPSAWMSLFVFALMALYSAIALVWRIKICEILAMACAPMGAGFTLITLLTGSIWGKGTWGTWWDWDPRMTSELILLFLYLGVIGLYHAIEDRRSAARAAGLLAIVGVGLLPIIRYSVDWWGGLHQRQSVNVFGENAVRPELIAPLWWMVVATKLWFVGSLLAKARADNLSREAGKAWVAQRLGTEAAGELQR
- a CDS encoding heme exporter protein CcmD, whose amino-acid sequence is MTHVGFIAAAYAVFVLVLAADALGSWLRLRSARRQALQRQLRQAARDQRTPGTPLATELSR
- the ccmE gene encoding cytochrome c maturation protein CcmE; the protein is MTPVQRRRLVWVLLLLLASGLATTLVAFALQRNIAYLYTPSEVLRGEQGTQSNLRLGGMVVKGSFQRAEGSLEAHFVVTDGDATLPVTTSRILPDMFREDSAVVALGTLKNGVFVADEVLAKHDENYIPKEVADKMGAAHTKHDVPVPAVETR